The Streptomyces sp. NBC_01591 genome window below encodes:
- the vanH gene encoding D-lactate dehydrogenase VanH, with amino-acid sequence MSSSGPTRAAACRTRAPASPSRAVSATGITVYGCEQDEALLFREMAPRFGMAPTITKEAVSEANIDLAVGNRYISIGHKTHVTRATLSALSRAGVEYLSTRSVGCNHIDVSYADSVGISVGNVAYSPDSVADYTLMLMLMAVRHAKATVRRTDAHDYRLSEIRGKELRDLTVGVVGTGRIGTAVIDRLRGFGCRVLAYGNRPKTPADYTPIDELLQHSDIVTLHTPLTAETRHLVDRRRIDQMKHGAFIVNTGRGPLIDTEALLSALESGRLGGAALDVLDGEEGIFYTDCRNKPIENRQLLRLQDLPNVLISPHTAYYTDHALSDTIRNSLINCLNFESGKTWTG; translated from the coding sequence ATGAGTTCCAGCGGACCAACACGAGCAGCGGCGTGCCGCACCCGAGCGCCAGCGTCGCCCTCACGGGCTGTCTCGGCAACGGGAATCACAGTCTATGGGTGCGAGCAGGACGAGGCCCTTCTATTCCGAGAAATGGCGCCTCGCTTTGGCATGGCGCCAACCATCACAAAGGAAGCGGTATCTGAAGCCAATATCGACCTGGCAGTCGGGAACCGATACATCAGCATCGGCCACAAGACGCACGTCACCCGTGCCACACTCAGCGCACTGAGCCGCGCCGGTGTGGAGTATCTCTCCACACGAAGCGTCGGATGCAACCACATCGACGTGAGCTACGCGGACAGCGTCGGTATCTCCGTCGGAAACGTGGCGTATTCTCCCGACAGCGTTGCCGACTACACGCTCATGCTGATGCTGATGGCCGTGCGCCACGCGAAGGCCACCGTCCGCCGCACCGATGCTCATGACTACCGGCTGAGTGAGATACGCGGCAAAGAGCTGCGCGACCTGACTGTCGGAGTGGTCGGCACGGGGCGTATCGGCACAGCAGTCATCGACCGATTGCGAGGCTTCGGCTGCCGCGTGCTGGCCTACGGCAATCGCCCCAAGACCCCCGCCGATTACACGCCGATCGACGAGCTGCTTCAGCACAGCGACATTGTCACGCTCCACACCCCGCTCACCGCAGAAACCCGCCATCTCGTCGATCGCCGACGTATCGACCAGATGAAACACGGCGCGTTCATCGTCAACACCGGACGCGGGCCACTCATCGATACCGAAGCCCTTCTATCGGCATTGGAGAGCGGCAGATTGGGCGGCGCGGCGCTGGACGTCCTCGACGGCGAAGAAGGAATCTTCTACACCGACTGCCGGAACAAGCCCATAGAGAACCGCCAGCTGTTGCGACTACAGGATCTGCCGAATGTGCTCATCAGCCCGCACACGGCCTATTACACCGACCACGCGCTGAGCGACACCATCAGAAACAGCCTCATCAACTGCCTCAACTTTGAAAGCGGGAAAACATGGACAGGTTGA
- the vanA gene encoding D-alanine--(R)-lactate ligase has protein sequence MDRLKIGVIFGGSSEEHPVSVKSAQEVAKNLDTGKYEPYWIGITQSGAWQLCDSPGTDWENTDARPVMLSPDRSVHGLLVLEQDRFEVIRLDLVLPVLHGTLGEDGAIQGLLELSGVPYAGCDIQSSAICMDKSLTYAVAKSAGIATPNFRVVAGDEKVDAEQLPYPVFVKPARSGSSFGVSKVAGAEDLPSALEAARQYDSKVLIEEAVAGSEVGCAILGDPSTPIAGEVDRVALSHGFFRIHQEESPESGSENSTFIVPADISEESRRLVQESAKTIYRTLGCQGLARVDVFLQDDGQVVLNEVNTFPGMTSYSRYPRMMGAAGMPLSDVIDRLVSMTLHRKKR, from the coding sequence ATGGACAGGTTGAAGATCGGCGTCATCTTCGGGGGCTCTTCCGAAGAACACCCCGTCTCCGTCAAGTCCGCCCAAGAGGTCGCAAAGAACCTCGACACCGGTAAATACGAGCCGTACTGGATCGGCATCACGCAGTCCGGTGCCTGGCAGCTCTGTGACTCCCCTGGCACAGACTGGGAGAACACCGACGCTCGGCCGGTCATGCTGTCACCCGACCGAAGCGTCCACGGACTGCTCGTCCTGGAACAGGACCGATTCGAAGTGATCCGTCTGGACCTCGTGCTGCCCGTCCTGCACGGCACACTCGGCGAAGACGGGGCGATCCAGGGCCTGTTGGAGCTCTCTGGCGTCCCCTATGCCGGCTGCGATATCCAGAGCTCTGCCATCTGCATGGACAAATCCCTGACCTACGCCGTCGCCAAGAGCGCGGGCATCGCCACGCCAAATTTCCGGGTGGTCGCGGGAGACGAGAAGGTCGACGCCGAACAGCTTCCTTATCCCGTCTTCGTGAAGCCAGCCCGTTCGGGCTCATCCTTCGGCGTCAGCAAAGTCGCCGGAGCAGAGGACTTGCCGAGTGCGCTGGAGGCCGCACGGCAGTACGACTCGAAGGTCCTGATCGAAGAGGCCGTGGCCGGGAGTGAGGTCGGCTGCGCGATCCTGGGGGACCCATCCACCCCGATCGCGGGCGAGGTGGACCGCGTAGCCCTCTCCCACGGATTCTTCAGGATCCACCAGGAGGAGTCACCCGAGAGTGGTTCGGAGAACTCGACGTTCATCGTTCCCGCCGACATCTCCGAAGAATCGCGTCGGCTCGTCCAAGAGAGCGCCAAGACCATCTACCGCACACTGGGCTGCCAGGGGCTTGCCCGCGTGGACGTGTTCCTCCAGGACGACGGCCAGGTGGTACTCAACGAAGTCAACACCTTTCCCGGCATGACCTCCTACAGCCGCTATCCACGGATGATGGGCGCCGCAGGAATGCCGCTTTCCGACGTCATCGACCGGCTCGTGTCAATGACACTGCACCGGAAAAAGCGATGA
- the vanX gene encoding D-Ala-D-Ala dipeptidase VanX: MNGDFGYLDELVPGIRWDAKYATGDNFTGKPVDGYLVNRIVGTRALCAALGRAQEKAASRGFGLLVWDGYRPQRAVDCFMRWSEQSEDGRTKQRHYPNIDRSELFDKGYVAAKSGHSRGSSVDLTLYTLATGENACMGGEHDLMDSISHHGAAGIRPIEAENREHLCSVMEDCGFARYACEWWHYTLESEPYSDVYFDFPIT, from the coding sequence ATGAACGGCGACTTCGGGTACCTGGACGAGCTGGTGCCCGGCATCCGTTGGGATGCCAAGTACGCCACCGGGGACAACTTCACCGGAAAGCCGGTAGACGGATACCTGGTGAATCGGATAGTCGGCACCAGAGCCTTGTGCGCAGCCCTGGGGCGAGCGCAGGAAAAAGCCGCGTCCCGCGGCTTCGGCTTGCTTGTCTGGGACGGATACCGTCCGCAACGCGCCGTCGACTGCTTCATGCGCTGGTCCGAACAGTCGGAGGACGGCCGGACAAAGCAGCGGCACTACCCCAATATCGACAGGTCCGAGCTTTTCGACAAGGGATACGTGGCTGCCAAGTCAGGCCACAGCCGCGGCAGTTCCGTCGACTTGACGCTCTACACCCTTGCCACCGGAGAAAATGCTTGCATGGGTGGTGAACACGACCTCATGGACTCGATCTCACATCATGGAGCAGCAGGAATAAGACCCATCGAAGCGGAAAACCGCGAGCACCTTTGCTCCGTAATGGAGGACTGCGGATTTGCTCGCTACGCCTGCGAGTGGTGGCACTACACGCTGGAAAGCGAGCCTTACTCAGATGTCTATTTCGACTTTCCCATCACCTGA
- a CDS encoding cation:proton antiporter, which yields MDDAAAWCFLATLTAVHTGSGAADALPMIGYSILFTAVMLLGVSRLLRPLARHVGRQGTLSPGVMYVVVIVPIVCGYLTDLIGIYSVFGGFIAGLAMPRDPQFRQALHSRMMDTVSTLLLPVFFALSGLTTDLRSISADTLLFGVAALLAGLAGKYFGSTLAMKTLRFSWREAFAVGGLMNARGMMIIIFINIGLAQGLITKPVFSVLVMVAVITSTAALPLYRRALPKHLEMHSAAKRPLRRRHHAP from the coding sequence ATCGACGACGCGGCGGCCTGGTGCTTCCTGGCCACGCTGACGGCCGTGCACACCGGTTCCGGGGCCGCCGACGCTCTGCCCATGATCGGCTACAGCATCCTGTTCACCGCCGTGATGCTGCTCGGAGTGTCCCGGCTGCTGCGGCCGCTGGCGCGGCACGTCGGCCGACAGGGCACGCTGAGCCCCGGCGTGATGTACGTCGTCGTCATCGTCCCGATCGTCTGCGGATACCTCACCGACCTGATCGGGATCTACTCGGTCTTCGGCGGCTTCATCGCCGGCCTGGCCATGCCCCGTGACCCGCAGTTCCGCCAAGCGCTGCACAGCCGGATGATGGATACCGTCTCCACGCTACTGCTGCCCGTCTTCTTCGCCCTGTCCGGCCTCACCACCGACCTGCGGAGCATTTCGGCCGACACCCTGCTGTTCGGCGTCGCCGCGCTCCTGGCGGGACTCGCGGGCAAATACTTCGGCAGCACCCTGGCTATGAAGACACTCCGCTTCAGTTGGCGCGAGGCATTCGCTGTGGGAGGACTGATGAACGCCCGCGGCATGATGATCATCATCTTCATCAACATCGGCTTGGCGCAGGGCCTGATCACCAAGCCGGTGTTCTCCGTTCTCGTCATGGTCGCCGTCATCACGAGCACCGCGGCCCTGCCGCTGTACCGCCGGGCGCTCCCGAAACACCTGGAGATGCACTCGGCAGCGAAGCGCCCACTCCGGCGCCGGCACCACGCCCCCTGA
- a CDS encoding lipid II:glycine glycyltransferase FemX has translation MRPAARNPVVRPISAAEHMAFVRAQRSVSFLQTPAWGRVKTEWRSESLGWFEGRRLVGAGLVLHRPVPRLDRFTLAYLPEGPVIDWSGEIGAWLDPLAIHLKAHGAFAIRLGPPVCTHTWSAAQVKEGIADPGSKRLTDISGHWADPVGARVASWFRDAGWLPQSPEDGFGVGHPQFKYEIPMVGRTEDELLRGMNQQWRRNIKKAAKEGVEVTVSDRGPEDLKAFHDLYVHTAERDHFTPRPLRYFETMFAALSAEDPERIKLYLARHQGDLAAATLLVRVGTHAVYAYGASSTAKREVRGSNACQWAMIRDSLAAGCDVYDLRGITPTLDADDPHVGLVQFKVGTGGQAMRYIGEWDLPLRPMVYRAFDLYMRRRGR, from the coding sequence ATGCGACCTGCAGCCCGGAATCCGGTCGTCAGGCCGATCAGCGCCGCCGAGCATATGGCGTTCGTGCGGGCCCAGCGGTCGGTCAGCTTTCTGCAGACCCCGGCGTGGGGCCGCGTCAAGACCGAGTGGCGCAGCGAGTCCCTCGGCTGGTTCGAGGGGCGGCGCCTGGTTGGTGCTGGGCTCGTACTGCACCGCCCGGTGCCGCGGCTCGACCGCTTCACGCTGGCGTATCTACCCGAGGGCCCGGTCATCGACTGGAGCGGCGAGATCGGTGCTTGGCTCGATCCGCTGGCGATCCATCTCAAGGCCCACGGCGCGTTCGCGATCCGGCTCGGCCCGCCGGTGTGCACACACACCTGGAGCGCCGCCCAGGTCAAGGAGGGCATCGCCGACCCGGGCAGCAAACGGCTCACCGACATCTCCGGCCACTGGGCCGACCCGGTCGGTGCCCGCGTGGCCAGCTGGTTCCGGGACGCCGGCTGGCTGCCGCAGAGCCCGGAGGACGGGTTCGGGGTCGGGCATCCACAGTTCAAGTACGAGATCCCGATGGTAGGCAGGACCGAGGACGAGCTGCTCAGGGGCATGAACCAGCAGTGGCGTCGCAACATCAAGAAGGCGGCTAAGGAGGGCGTCGAGGTCACGGTCAGCGACAGGGGCCCGGAGGACCTCAAGGCGTTTCACGACCTCTACGTCCACACCGCCGAGCGCGACCACTTCACACCCCGGCCGCTGCGCTACTTCGAGACCATGTTCGCGGCGCTGAGTGCCGAGGACCCCGAGCGGATCAAGCTCTACCTGGCCCGCCATCAGGGCGACTTGGCCGCCGCTACTCTCCTGGTCCGCGTCGGCACCCACGCCGTGTACGCCTATGGCGCCTCCTCCACCGCGAAGCGCGAGGTGCGCGGCTCCAACGCCTGCCAGTGGGCGATGATCCGCGACTCGCTCGCGGCCGGCTGCGACGTCTACGATCTGCGTGGCATCACCCCCACCCTCGACGCCGACGACCCGCACGTCGGCCTTGTCCAGTTCAAAGTCGGCACCGGCGGCCAGGCGATGCGGTACATCGGCGAGTGGGACCTGCCGCTGCGACCGATGGTTTACCGGGCCTTCGATCTCTATATGAGGCGGCGCGGACGCTGA